The sequence TGGAAGACTTGCTATGATGAGCTTTGCTTATAGGCACTGGTGGAGCAAAGCTTACAATGGTGAAAAACAGGGAAAAGTCATTATAAGTGATCACAAAGATGGTGAGATTATAACTAGAGTTATTAGCCATTTTGGAATAGGGGCGATCAGAGGATCTAGTTCAAAAGGCGGGGCAAGAGCTTTGATAAATGCTTTTAAAGAGATAAGAAATGGGGTGGATGTTATCATAACCCCAGATGGTCCAAGAGGCCCAAAGCATAGTGTAGCAGATGGAGCTGTAATAATTGCACAAAAACAAAATTTAGATATATATGCATTAAACTATGAAGCTAGTAAATTTTGGCAGTTTAAGAGTTGGGACGGTATGATTTTACCTAAACCATTTTCAACTATAAACTA is a genomic window of Campylobacter blaseri containing:
- a CDS encoding lysophospholipid acyltransferase family protein, with the protein product MGKLSLKKRVLLSLAEWVIFFLIWLIFLTCKKRFTDTNLPNKPCVVVFWHGRLAMMSFAYRHWWSKAYNGEKQGKVIISDHKDGEIITRVISHFGIGAIRGSSSKGGARALINAFKEIRNGVDVIITPDGPRGPKHSVADGAVIIAQKQNLDIYALNYEASKFWQFKSWDGMILPKPFSTINYSLSLPFSVENLEIAKAKDKIQNELFLASKKYNSF